One window of Marinomonas primoryensis genomic DNA carries:
- the paaG gene encoding 2-(1,2-epoxy-1,2-dihydrophenyl)acetyl-CoA isomerase PaaG, which yields MSFEHILYSVDSGVALLSLNRPKALNSFNEAMHLEVQQALKSALKDKQVRVLVLTAEGRGFCAGQDLSDRNVDPSAASPDLGISIERFYNPLIKQLQAFPMPVICAVNGVAAGAGANIPLACDLVIAARSAKFIQAFCKIGLIPDSGGTWFLPRLIGMARAKELALLGGPLMAEKALEWGMIYKVVDDEDLREEAMSLARRLATQPTKGLSFVKRALNQSFDHDFNTQLDVERDLQRMAGQTQDYREGVKAFMEKRTPEFKGE from the coding sequence ATGAGCTTCGAACACATTCTATATTCGGTTGATTCTGGTGTCGCATTATTGAGCTTAAATCGCCCCAAGGCGCTTAATAGCTTTAATGAGGCGATGCACCTTGAAGTGCAGCAAGCACTAAAGTCTGCTCTAAAAGACAAGCAGGTTAGGGTATTGGTTTTAACAGCAGAGGGGCGGGGGTTTTGTGCCGGACAAGATTTGTCTGATCGAAATGTTGATCCTAGTGCGGCATCACCTGATCTGGGTATTTCCATTGAACGTTTTTACAATCCACTGATTAAGCAGTTGCAGGCTTTTCCCATGCCAGTGATATGTGCGGTTAACGGTGTGGCGGCAGGTGCTGGAGCTAATATTCCTTTGGCATGCGACCTGGTCATTGCGGCGCGTTCTGCCAAATTTATTCAGGCTTTTTGTAAGATTGGTTTAATACCTGATTCCGGTGGAACTTGGTTTCTACCACGCTTGATCGGTATGGCAAGAGCCAAAGAGTTGGCGCTGCTGGGAGGGCCCCTTATGGCGGAAAAAGCGCTGGAATGGGGAATGATTTATAAAGTCGTAGACGATGAAGATTTGCGCGAAGAGGCCATGTCGTTGGCGCGTCGTCTGGCAACGCAGCCGACCAAAGGTTTGTCTTTTGTTAAGCGTGCGCTCAATCAAAGTTTTGATCACGATTTTAATACTCAACTCGATGTTGAGCGTGATTTACAGCGTATGGCAGGTCAAACGCAGGATTACCGTGAAGGCGTAAAAGCCTTTATGGAGAAACGTACGCCAGAATTTAAGGGAGAATAA
- the paaD gene encoding 1,2-phenylacetyl-CoA epoxidase subunit PaaD, translated as MQAGELITTDQQGRSGSEADIQQAYNVLEDVMDPEVPVVSVMDLGIVRDVSWADGHLYVVVTPTYSGCPATEYIETSIRDALQDAGFSHPKVSQRLDPAWTTDWITEQGRNRLKAYGIAPPVGSSNKRSLLSGITQVECPICGSEDTEQLSEFGSTACKSLYRCKSCLEPFDYFKCI; from the coding sequence ATGCAAGCTGGTGAGTTAATTACCACCGACCAACAAGGTCGTTCAGGGAGTGAGGCCGATATCCAGCAAGCATATAACGTGCTGGAAGACGTCATGGACCCTGAAGTGCCTGTAGTGAGTGTGATGGATCTTGGCATCGTGCGGGACGTCAGTTGGGCGGATGGACATCTTTATGTGGTGGTCACACCAACGTATTCGGGCTGCCCAGCGACAGAATATATCGAAACGTCGATACGTGATGCGCTTCAAGATGCCGGTTTTTCACATCCTAAAGTATCGCAGCGTTTAGACCCTGCTTGGACAACCGATTGGATTACTGAACAGGGCCGAAATCGCCTTAAGGCCTACGGGATTGCGCCTCCAGTCGGGAGCTCAAACAAGCGCTCTTTGTTGTCGGGAATAACGCAAGTTGAATGTCCAATTTGTGGCAGCGAAGACACTGAACAATTAAGTGAATTCGGCTCGACAGCGTGCAAATCTTTGTATCGATGTAAGTCCTGTTTAGAACCGTTTGATTATTTTAAATGCATTTGA
- the paaI gene encoding hydroxyphenylacetyl-CoA thioesterase PaaI, with protein sequence MPNNLTEEQVKVQLAERCAQALYERDVATQHLGIELLFSAPGQSQVRMTVQDFMLQGHKTCHGGYMFTLADSAFACACNTYNQPTVALGCSIDYVAPAYQGDVLTASCREKSRGGRTGNYDVEIHNQQDQLIAIFHGKSYRIKGEILSQENVND encoded by the coding sequence ATGCCCAATAACCTTACTGAAGAACAGGTGAAAGTGCAGCTTGCTGAGCGTTGCGCACAAGCTTTGTATGAACGAGATGTTGCCACTCAGCATTTAGGCATTGAGTTGCTATTTTCTGCGCCGGGTCAGTCTCAAGTTCGCATGACAGTGCAAGACTTTATGTTACAAGGACATAAAACTTGCCACGGCGGCTATATGTTTACTTTGGCGGATTCGGCTTTTGCGTGTGCCTGTAATACTTATAATCAACCAACCGTTGCGCTTGGTTGTTCCATTGATTACGTCGCACCTGCTTATCAAGGTGATGTGCTGACCGCAAGTTGCCGTGAGAAAAGTCGTGGTGGACGCACGGGAAACTACGATGTCGAAATTCATAACCAACAAGATCAATTGATTGCCATATTTCACGGTAAGTCTTACCGCATTAAAGGCGAGATACTTTCACAGGAGAACGTAAATGACTGA
- the paaH gene encoding 3-hydroxyacyl-CoA dehydrogenase PaaH, with amino-acid sequence MPALKQSTPIGVIGAGAMGAGIAQVAAQAGHQVKLYDNREGVAKSAIEGVAKQLAVLVERKKFTSEQVQKILARLHAADTLNDFSDTGLVVEAIVESIDVKKAIFDTLESVCAEGCILASNTSSISITRLAAGMKRPERMVGMHFFNPAPIMKLVEVVSGLATDSNVATCLYETALNWGKKPVYAASTPGFIVNRVARPFYAESFRLRQEQVADCATLDALLRGAGGFRMGAFELTDMIGHDVNYAVTCSVFDAYYGDFRFQPSLIQKDLVDAGYLGRKSGQGFYSYQDGAEKPEAQVVSVSSSVHVSSIRCEVPEDVGHLAGLVERLSQTGVSITRVSSVAKGCLKIGRALLALTDGRMACERAKDEQLNELVLVDLALDYQSAAHLALSRSASTSEDAFNDVVQCFGLMGIKVSEVVDSPALVVMRTVAMLANEAADAVLQGVTSVEGVDTAMCFGLNYPKGPLAWADSIGVAEIETVLRHLQQSYGEDRYRPSLLIRRVAMLEGNFHAQ; translated from the coding sequence ATGCCTGCCTTGAAACAAAGTACGCCTATTGGTGTGATTGGTGCTGGCGCGATGGGGGCGGGAATTGCTCAGGTAGCAGCGCAAGCAGGCCATCAAGTTAAGCTTTATGACAACCGAGAGGGCGTGGCGAAATCTGCTATTGAAGGTGTTGCCAAGCAGCTGGCAGTCTTAGTAGAGCGTAAAAAATTCACTTCAGAGCAAGTGCAGAAAATATTGGCGCGATTGCATGCTGCTGACACACTGAATGATTTTTCAGATACTGGGTTGGTGGTAGAGGCTATCGTTGAAAGCATCGACGTCAAGAAAGCCATTTTTGACACCTTAGAATCTGTTTGCGCTGAAGGCTGTATTTTAGCGAGTAATACCTCTTCTATTTCTATTACCCGTTTAGCAGCCGGAATGAAACGCCCAGAGCGTATGGTGGGAATGCACTTCTTTAATCCGGCACCCATTATGAAATTGGTTGAAGTGGTGTCTGGCTTAGCAACGGATTCTAATGTGGCAACCTGCCTTTATGAAACGGCATTAAATTGGGGAAAAAAGCCAGTTTATGCGGCCTCTACACCGGGGTTTATTGTCAATCGAGTAGCGCGTCCTTTTTACGCGGAAAGCTTTCGTTTACGACAAGAACAAGTGGCCGACTGTGCGACATTAGATGCCTTGTTACGGGGCGCGGGTGGTTTTCGAATGGGGGCTTTCGAACTGACGGACATGATTGGTCATGATGTGAATTATGCCGTCACCTGTTCCGTGTTCGATGCTTATTATGGCGACTTCCGTTTTCAGCCCTCTCTCATTCAAAAAGACTTGGTCGATGCCGGCTATTTAGGTCGAAAATCAGGTCAAGGTTTTTACTCCTATCAAGATGGGGCTGAAAAGCCTGAGGCTCAAGTCGTCTCTGTCTCATCTTCGGTTCATGTGAGTAGCATTAGGTGTGAAGTGCCCGAAGATGTTGGCCACCTTGCAGGATTGGTTGAACGATTGTCTCAGACGGGTGTTTCGATAACACGTGTTTCTAGTGTGGCGAAAGGTTGTCTGAAAATCGGTAGAGCTTTGCTAGCGTTAACCGACGGACGTATGGCATGTGAACGAGCCAAAGACGAGCAGTTAAATGAACTTGTGTTGGTGGATTTAGCGCTGGATTATCAGAGTGCAGCTCATCTTGCATTGAGTCGTTCTGCATCGACCTCCGAAGATGCGTTTAATGATGTTGTTCAGTGTTTTGGTTTGATGGGTATTAAGGTAAGTGAAGTGGTCGACTCGCCAGCATTGGTTGTGATGCGTACGGTCGCTATGTTGGCGAATGAAGCGGCCGATGCTGTTTTACAAGGCGTTACGAGTGTCGAAGGTGTGGATACGGCAATGTGCTTTGGCTTGAATTACCCAAAAGGCCCATTGGCGTGGGCGGATTCTATTGGCGTTGCTGAGATAGAAACGGTGTTGCGTCATTTACAGCAGTCTTATGGTGAGGATCGTTATCGTCCTTCTTTGTTAATTCGTCGTGTCGCTATGTTAGAAGGAAACTTCCATGCCCAATAA
- the paaF gene encoding 2,3-dehydroadipyl-CoA hydratase PaaF: MKHKNYQSLVVHQAESGVQLVQLNRPEALNALTTGLLAELSDVMDVAEASDDIRVLVLTGGSKAFAAGADINEMAERDLVGMLNDPRQQYWQRITRFSKPVIAAINGYCLGGGCELAMHADILIAGRDAQFGQPEINLGIMPGAGGTQRLLRAVGKSLTMQMVLTGQPINAQQAKDAGLISEITQPELTVTRALTLAKVIASKGSLAVRLAKESILKGMDTDLATGLRFERHAFTVLAGTEDRKEGILAFKEKRQPNFSGR, encoded by the coding sequence ATGAAACATAAAAATTACCAATCATTGGTTGTGCATCAGGCGGAGAGCGGGGTTCAGTTGGTACAGTTGAACCGTCCAGAAGCATTGAATGCACTGACGACAGGGTTATTGGCAGAATTATCCGATGTCATGGATGTGGCTGAGGCGTCGGACGATATTCGAGTGCTAGTCCTTACTGGCGGCTCAAAAGCGTTTGCCGCTGGAGCTGATATTAATGAGATGGCAGAACGTGATCTCGTTGGTATGTTGAATGATCCGCGTCAGCAATATTGGCAGCGTATAACCCGTTTTTCTAAACCTGTCATTGCAGCCATTAATGGTTACTGTTTGGGTGGCGGCTGCGAGTTGGCTATGCATGCGGATATTCTTATTGCCGGTCGTGATGCGCAGTTTGGCCAACCCGAAATTAATCTAGGTATCATGCCTGGAGCAGGCGGAACCCAACGTCTGTTACGTGCTGTTGGTAAATCTCTCACCATGCAAATGGTACTCACCGGTCAACCTATCAATGCCCAGCAGGCAAAAGATGCTGGTCTCATTAGTGAAATAACCCAACCCGAACTTACGGTTACTAGAGCCTTGACTTTGGCGAAAGTCATTGCGAGTAAAGGCAGTCTTGCCGTGCGCTTAGCAAAAGAATCCATTCTAAAAGGTATGGATACTGACTTAGCAACTGGCCTGCGTTTTGAGCGCCATGCTTTTACTGTGTTGGCAGGTACCGAAGATAGGAAAGAAGGGATTCTGGCGTTTAAAGAAAAACGTCAACCAAACTTTTCTGGTCGCTAA
- the paaC gene encoding 1,2-phenylacetyl-CoA epoxidase subunit PaaC, which yields MTKYDELTEFLLRLGDSALIQAQRLCEWTGRAPALEEEMGMMNIGLDLVGQARNWYEYAAERINDGTDADTLAFRRDERAFRNLLLVEQPNGDFAVTMTKQFFYDTWQFHLLTILKGANDERIAAIAAKSLKEVTYHLRRSSQWIERLGDGTEESHQRMEKAIDIVWRFTFELVEKSDTELALSVSGNIPVLTELPEQWLATVNEVFAKATLTVPDAPNTFYLSARTGMHSEHLGTLLAEMQFLQRAYPDASW from the coding sequence ATGACTAAATACGATGAATTAACCGAATTTTTATTGCGTCTTGGCGACAGCGCCTTGATTCAAGCCCAACGCTTATGCGAGTGGACGGGCCGTGCTCCCGCGCTTGAAGAAGAAATGGGCATGATGAACATTGGTCTTGACTTAGTCGGTCAAGCTCGCAATTGGTATGAATACGCCGCTGAGCGAATTAACGATGGTACAGATGCCGATACATTAGCGTTTCGCCGTGATGAGCGTGCGTTTCGTAATTTGTTGTTGGTAGAGCAGCCTAATGGCGACTTTGCCGTCACTATGACGAAGCAGTTTTTCTATGACACTTGGCAGTTTCACCTACTTACGATACTAAAAGGTGCAAACGATGAACGTATTGCGGCGATTGCAGCGAAGTCATTAAAAGAAGTGACTTACCATTTGCGTCGCTCATCTCAATGGATTGAACGTTTAGGTGACGGTACCGAAGAAAGCCATCAGCGCATGGAAAAAGCGATAGATATCGTTTGGCGTTTTACCTTTGAACTCGTTGAAAAAAGCGATACCGAATTGGCTTTATCTGTGTCAGGCAATATTCCAGTGCTCACTGAATTGCCGGAACAATGGCTGGCGACAGTAAACGAGGTATTCGCTAAAGCGACGTTAACGGTTCCTGATGCACCAAACACTTTCTATTTGAGTGCTCGAACAGGTATGCACTCTGAGCATTTGGGGACTTTATTGGCAGAAATGCAGTTCTTACAACGAGCTTATCCCGATGCAAGCTGGTGA
- the paaE gene encoding 1,2-phenylacetyl-CoA epoxidase subunit PaaE, with protein MNQFHSLTVSDLRRETRDSISLAFDIPEDLAQSYQFKQGQFLTLRTQIDGQEVRRSYSICSGIQDNEMRVAIKRVPDGLFSTFANDSIKVGDVLEVMPPLGHFYSELDPARHGNYLLVAAGSGITPILSIAKTTLATEPHSNVTLLYGNRSTSSTMFRDQLADLKNTYMGRLNLIFVLSREQQDIDLYNGHIDADKCRALFARWVDVKNLDGAFICGPQSMTEMVRDILKESGTPEENIHFELFAAEGNERKREQRAQAAANADMSEITVIRDGHAMSFDLKQNTENLLNAGNEHGADLPFSCRAGVCSTCKCKVVEGEVDMDINIGLEDYEVEAGYVLSCQSYPVSKKVVLDFDQV; from the coding sequence ATGAATCAATTTCACTCACTTACTGTTTCAGATTTACGTCGTGAAACGCGTGATTCTATTTCGCTCGCTTTTGATATCCCTGAGGATTTAGCGCAGAGCTATCAATTTAAACAAGGTCAATTTTTGACACTGCGTACTCAAATTGATGGGCAAGAAGTACGTCGTTCTTATTCTATTTGCAGTGGTATTCAAGACAATGAAATGCGAGTAGCGATAAAACGTGTGCCTGATGGTCTTTTTTCTACCTTTGCCAATGATTCTATCAAGGTGGGTGATGTTCTTGAGGTCATGCCACCGTTAGGGCATTTTTATTCAGAGCTTGATCCTGCCCGTCATGGAAACTATTTATTAGTGGCCGCAGGCAGCGGCATTACCCCAATTCTGTCCATTGCGAAAACGACGTTAGCAACTGAACCGCACAGTAACGTCACACTTTTGTATGGCAATCGTTCCACCTCTTCTACCATGTTCCGAGATCAACTTGCCGATCTTAAAAACACCTACATGGGGCGTTTGAATCTAATTTTTGTGTTGAGTCGTGAGCAACAGGATATCGATTTGTATAACGGTCACATTGATGCGGATAAATGCCGTGCTTTGTTTGCCCGTTGGGTCGATGTGAAAAACCTTGATGGCGCGTTTATTTGTGGGCCTCAATCCATGACGGAAATGGTGAGAGATATATTAAAAGAGTCTGGTACACCAGAAGAAAATATCCATTTTGAACTGTTTGCTGCCGAAGGTAATGAGCGCAAACGCGAGCAGCGTGCGCAAGCTGCTGCCAATGCGGATATGTCGGAAATTACCGTCATTCGTGATGGTCATGCAATGAGCTTTGACTTGAAACAAAATACCGAAAACTTACTGAATGCCGGCAACGAGCATGGTGCAGATCTGCCGTTTTCGTGTCGAGCAGGCGTGTGTTCTACCTGTAAATGTAAGGTGGTTGAAGGCGAAGTGGACATGGACATCAACATAGGTCTTGAAGACTACGAAGTGGAAGCGGGTTATGTGCTTTCTTGTCAGTCTTACCCTGTGTCGAAAAAGGTAGTACTGGATTTTGACCAAGTTTAA
- the paaK gene encoding phenylacetate--CoA ligase PaaK: MDIRSRFNPDQLDPMETASIDELRAHQLERLKWTVNHAYNNVPMYKQRFDQMGLHPDDINSLDDIAKLPFTTKSDLRDNYPYGMFATPLNQVVRLHASSGTTGKPTVVGYTQNDIDTWANIVARSIRAAGGRKGDILHNAYGYGLFTGGLGAHYGAERLGCTVIPMSGGQTEKQVRLIKDFQPDIIMVTPSYMLNLLDEMEKQGIDPLGLKLRLGIFGAEPWTEELRRSVEERAGIRAMDIYGLSEIMGPGVAMECAESQDGPTVWEDHFYPEIVDPNTGEVLPDGEMGELVFTSLSKEALPMVRYRTRDLTRLLPGTARRMRRIDKITGRSDDMMIIRGVNVFPTQIEEEVIKVNHFSENYEIHLYRKGNMDGMDVHVELRPDCAGFDEQKINGAINELRHHVKSSVGISINVKLREIGSIARSEGKAKHVYDERISV, encoded by the coding sequence ATGGATATTCGTAGTCGGTTTAATCCAGATCAACTTGACCCTATGGAAACAGCCAGTATTGATGAGTTGCGAGCTCATCAATTAGAGCGTTTGAAGTGGACAGTCAATCACGCCTATAACAATGTCCCTATGTATAAACAGCGTTTTGATCAGATGGGCTTGCATCCAGATGATATTAACAGCTTGGATGACATTGCCAAATTGCCTTTCACCACGAAATCGGACCTAAGAGATAACTATCCGTACGGTATGTTTGCGACGCCGTTGAATCAAGTGGTTCGCCTTCATGCATCAAGTGGCACAACGGGTAAGCCTACTGTTGTCGGTTACACACAGAATGATATCGATACATGGGCCAATATTGTGGCGCGTTCGATCCGTGCGGCAGGTGGGCGAAAAGGCGATATTTTACACAATGCCTATGGTTATGGCCTGTTTACGGGGGGCTTGGGTGCGCATTATGGCGCGGAACGTCTTGGCTGTACGGTTATTCCAATGTCGGGCGGTCAAACTGAAAAACAAGTGCGTTTGATTAAAGATTTTCAGCCCGACATTATTATGGTGACGCCATCTTATATGTTGAATTTGCTAGACGAAATGGAAAAACAAGGCATCGATCCGCTTGGGCTTAAGTTGCGTTTGGGGATTTTTGGGGCTGAGCCGTGGACCGAAGAGTTACGCCGCTCAGTAGAAGAGCGAGCGGGTATTCGTGCGATGGATATTTATGGTTTGTCTGAAATTATGGGGCCAGGTGTGGCGATGGAGTGCGCAGAAAGCCAAGATGGGCCAACAGTATGGGAAGACCATTTCTATCCTGAAATTGTCGATCCGAATACGGGCGAGGTGTTGCCAGATGGTGAGATGGGGGAATTGGTATTTACAAGCTTAAGCAAAGAAGCCTTACCAATGGTTCGTTACCGTACGCGGGATTTAACTCGTTTATTACCGGGAACCGCTCGTCGTATGCGCCGCATTGACAAAATTACAGGCCGAAGCGATGACATGATGATTATTCGCGGTGTGAACGTCTTCCCAACGCAAATCGAAGAAGAAGTGATTAAAGTAAATCATTTTTCAGAAAATTACGAAATACATCTGTATCGTAAAGGTAATATGGATGGTATGGATGTACATGTTGAGCTGCGTCCTGATTGTGCTGGCTTTGATGAGCAAAAAATCAATGGCGCCATTAATGAATTGCGTCATCATGTGAAATCGTCTGTAGGAATCAGTATTAACGTTAAGCTTAGAGAAATAGGCAGTATAGCTCGTTCAGAGGGTAAGGCTAAGCACGTTTACGATGAGAGAATTTCTGTTTAA
- the pcaF gene encoding 3-oxoadipyl-CoA thiolase, which translates to MTDALIIDAIRTPIGRYGGALSKVRADDLGAIPIKSLMDRNPTVDWSKVDDVLYGCANQAGEDNRNVARMSSLLAGLPHSVPGSTINRLCGSGMDAVGLAARTIRAGEAGLMIAGGVESMSRAPFVLGKADQAFSRQADMYDTTIGWRFVNKLMADQYGVHSMPETAENVAEDFHISREDQDLFALRSQQKTAVAQENGRLSKEIVPVVIPQRKGEPLVVCQDEHPRADTSLEALSNLATSFRLDGKGSVTAGNASGVNDGACALLLASEEAAATYGLKARGRVLGMAAAGVEPRIMGIGPAPASKKVLAQVGLTLDDMDVIELNEAFASQGLAVLRELGLADDDVRVNPNGGAIALGHPLGMSGARLITTALNELESKNKRYALCTMCIGVGQGIAMVIERLN; encoded by the coding sequence ATGACTGATGCTCTTATTATTGATGCTATCCGTACGCCGATTGGGCGTTATGGTGGTGCGCTTTCTAAAGTCAGGGCAGACGATTTGGGTGCTATTCCAATTAAATCTCTAATGGATCGAAACCCGACGGTTGATTGGTCAAAAGTAGATGATGTCTTGTATGGCTGTGCGAACCAAGCAGGTGAAGACAATCGTAATGTGGCTCGAATGTCTTCTTTGTTAGCAGGGCTTCCTCACAGTGTGCCGGGTTCGACGATAAACCGCTTGTGTGGTTCTGGTATGGATGCGGTTGGCTTGGCGGCCAGAACCATTCGTGCTGGTGAAGCGGGGTTGATGATTGCGGGTGGTGTTGAGTCTATGTCGCGAGCGCCATTCGTACTGGGTAAAGCGGATCAGGCTTTTTCTCGTCAGGCGGACATGTACGACACGACGATCGGCTGGCGTTTTGTTAATAAGCTGATGGCTGATCAGTACGGTGTGCATTCTATGCCTGAAACTGCTGAAAACGTAGCGGAAGATTTTCATATTTCCCGTGAAGACCAAGACTTATTCGCCTTGCGTAGCCAGCAAAAAACCGCTGTTGCTCAAGAGAATGGGCGTCTATCGAAAGAGATTGTCCCAGTTGTTATTCCGCAGCGTAAAGGAGAGCCACTGGTCGTGTGTCAAGATGAGCACCCTCGTGCCGACACCAGTTTGGAAGCCTTGTCGAACCTAGCAACGTCATTTCGTCTTGATGGTAAAGGCTCGGTGACGGCAGGCAATGCGTCTGGCGTGAATGATGGTGCTTGTGCCTTGTTGTTGGCTAGCGAAGAAGCGGCTGCGACTTATGGTTTAAAAGCGCGTGGCAGAGTATTGGGTATGGCGGCGGCAGGTGTTGAGCCTCGTATTATGGGCATTGGTCCTGCTCCAGCGTCTAAAAAGGTACTTGCTCAAGTGGGCTTAACACTAGACGACATGGACGTGATTGAATTAAATGAAGCCTTTGCGTCACAAGGTTTGGCGGTATTGCGCGAGCTTGGTTTAGCGGATGACGATGTCCGCGTTAATCCTAATGGTGGCGCTATCGCGTTAGGTCATCCATTGGGAATGAGTGGTGCACGGCTTATTACGACAGCATTAAATGAGCTAGAAAGTAAAAATAAACGGTATGCCTTATGCACTATGTGTATTGGTGTTGGGCAGGGGATAGCAATGGTGATTGAGCGACTCAATTAG
- the paaA gene encoding 1,2-phenylacetyl-CoA epoxidase subunit PaaA — protein sequence MYAQQVETGKKAVKSLAEMGPEERAFQEKIDAEIKIEAKNWMPDSYRKTLIRQISQHAHSEIVGMLPEGNWVTRAPTLKRKLQLMAKIQDEAGHGLYLYSAMETLGADRDEEIEKLHSGRAKYSSIFNYPTLNWADMGAVGWLVDGAAIVNQVPLQRTSYGPYSRAMIRVCKEESFHQRQGYEILLHMMRHGIQAQKDMVQDAINRLWWPSLMMFGPSDAESPNSAQSLAWKIKRHTNDELRQRFIDQTIPQLELLGCTVPDPHLKWNEERGHYDFGEIQWEEFYEVLKGNGPCNRERLETRRNAIQDGAWVREAAVAHANKKQKQQAAA from the coding sequence ATGTACGCACAACAAGTTGAAACAGGGAAGAAAGCAGTAAAGTCCCTAGCTGAAATGGGGCCAGAAGAAAGGGCATTTCAGGAAAAAATTGATGCTGAAATTAAGATAGAGGCTAAAAACTGGATGCCAGATAGCTATCGAAAAACCTTGATTCGTCAAATTTCGCAGCATGCGCATTCTGAAATTGTGGGGATGTTACCAGAAGGTAACTGGGTGACCCGCGCGCCAACCTTGAAGCGTAAGTTGCAACTGATGGCCAAAATTCAGGATGAAGCGGGACATGGTTTGTATCTGTATAGCGCGATGGAAACGCTTGGTGCGGATCGCGATGAAGAGATCGAAAAGCTGCACTCTGGTCGTGCTAAGTATTCAAGTATTTTTAATTATCCAACTCTTAATTGGGCCGATATGGGCGCTGTGGGTTGGTTGGTTGATGGCGCTGCGATTGTCAATCAGGTACCCCTTCAGCGTACCTCTTACGGCCCTTATTCTCGTGCCATGATCCGAGTTTGCAAAGAAGAAAGTTTTCATCAGCGCCAAGGCTACGAAATCCTTTTGCACATGATGCGTCATGGCATCCAAGCACAAAAAGACATGGTGCAGGATGCGATTAATCGTTTGTGGTGGCCATCTTTGATGATGTTCGGCCCAAGTGATGCGGAGTCTCCTAACTCTGCTCAATCTCTGGCATGGAAAATCAAACGTCATACCAACGACGAACTGCGTCAACGCTTTATCGACCAAACTATTCCGCAATTAGAGCTATTGGGCTGCACGGTGCCAGACCCTCATTTGAAATGGAATGAAGAGCGTGGTCATTACGACTTTGGTGAGATTCAGTGGGAAGAATTCTACGAAGTTCTCAAAGGCAATGGTCCTTGTAATCGTGAGCGATTAGAAACTCGTCGAAATGCGATTCAAGACGGAGCTTGGGTACGTGAAGCGGCGGTAGCCCATGCAAACAAAAAACAAAAACAACAGGCTGCTGCCTAA
- the paaB gene encoding 1,2-phenylacetyl-CoA epoxidase subunit PaaB, translating to MSEWTLFEVFIRSKHGLNHKHVGSVHAVDAEMAIENARDLYTRRNEGVSIWVVPSASITATASDEKEPLFDPSEDKVYRHASFYELPDEVGHM from the coding sequence ATGTCTGAATGGACACTTTTTGAAGTATTTATCCGTAGTAAGCACGGCCTGAATCACAAGCATGTTGGCAGTGTTCACGCAGTGGATGCCGAAATGGCCATTGAAAATGCCCGTGATCTTTACACTCGCCGAAATGAAGGCGTGAGTATTTGGGTTGTGCCATCTGCATCAATCACAGCAACCGCGAGTGATGAGAAAGAGCCTTTATTTGATCCATCAGAAGACAAAGTCTATCGTCATGCTAGCTTTTATGAGCTGCCTGATGAAGTAGGGCATATGTGA